In Scomber japonicus isolate fScoJap1 chromosome 3, fScoJap1.pri, whole genome shotgun sequence, the genomic window TttgaatgtgaagcactttgtgattGTTACGCCCGCTCCTCCAAAATAACCCCAATATTCACAGGAATCACATCAGGTTTCATCCAGCTCCATTTTAACTTTTTAGCGACAGACTTTTGAAGATGAGTCATCAGATCAATACTTTCTCCCACTGCTCTAATTGGGCTCATTTTGTGCTcgtcagtgtaaaaaaaaaaagcactgttTTGTGTGGCGTTGTAAAGACTGACAGCTTGATTGTGTTGGAGTTGACACCCATTATTTGCTTGACTGATGGAAGCAGAGGAAGTGATTAAAATGGTTAAATAATTTAGTTTATGGAACCTCTTATTGTTACTTGGCGAGCGgcagttgtttgtttgtagctCGATGCATTTTCTCATCGCtgacttcttccttcctcttcttctctcaacAGTGAGAGACATGGACAACTCTGTCACCCTGTGGCAGTTCCTTCTCCAGCTCCTTTTGGATTCCAGCAACGAGCAGCTGATCTGCTGGACCAATGAGGAAGGGGAGTTCAAGCTGCTGCAGGCCGAGGAGGTGGCCCGGCTGTGGGGAGCCCGCAAGAACAAGCCCAACATGAACTACGACAAACTCAGCAGGGCTCTCAGATACTACTACGACAAGGTAAAACACACGTTGATGCGTATAGCTGGTTAAAAATAGAGGAACCTTTGAAGCTCAGACTTTTGGTTGCAGTTGTTACTGATGACTAAAATAAGTACTGAGCCAAACCAGAACCACTTGTTGTGCTTCAAGTATGCCAAAGCATTTAAATTCCTTTCAAACATCTGATCTTTGTGGGTCTTTTTGGGCAACACgatgtcagaaaatggttaaGAAAAACATGCCTCTGAATGTTAGACTGGCCACAATGTGGTTGGTGAGCTGCAGCATGTTACTGGTGGTTATAACTAACATTTAGGCAGTTAGACAATTAGAAGCATTGACTGGTTTAACTAATTTCACAGAAAATAACTATAAGAGGCAAAGCGTTAAGACTTAAAGGTGCTGTACACCAATTTTAAACCTTAATTTGTTCTTAATAGAGGGTTGTTTTTAAGTAGCCAgttgaagtgaaagtgaaagcaTTTGCCAAATTTATGCTGAGCATAACAAAATGTTGCAATACATTTACAGAAtactcctcttttctttttgaacTACTTTTGAAGGTCTAGTATCACCATATCATCACTGCTACTGAGTAAATGAACTGGGCACAGATGCCAGATCTAAGGCCTTGAGCATCTTAATGTCTTTGCCTCAATATGACTTTGATCAGACGGTGTGGCACCCTGATATGTATgagataaacacatattttctgaAGCTCCAGCTGGAGACTCACTGATGGAGGGCGCACCGGCAAATAACAAAACCCATGTGATTTGCTTCTCTAAACGGTTAAAGTCCTCAACTCAGTGAcatgcagcagagagagaaagttgcTGTCTGTCTCCCACACTGCTGCTTGTGGTTTGGCAGGAGTACAGCCTGACCCTGTGGGCGTTCTGGGCTGGGCTCCTCTGGTATGTTTGGCTGCAGTGTTAGAAGCCACTAGTTTGGtacagacaggaaggacagagctGTCCCACGCACAATGCTTTTCTGTGGTCtcacttttctaatttttttttactgccgGTGCCTCTTTGGTGGAGGCGGACTACATGAGGGGAAAGtcctgttgctgttgttttttaacctaTGTGATAATTACTTACTAGAGTATAAACTTGTTCTGCACTTCCTTCTTTTTGCTTACAGAACATCATAAAGAAGGTGAACGGTCAGAAGTTCGTCTACCGCTTTGTGTCCTACCCTGATATCCTTAAAGGAGATGTAGGCACCCGAACGGAGGGAGGGGATGTGGGTGCTGGAGGTGTCCCTACCCTGATGAGAAGAGGGGACAGCACCCTACAGGAGGGTGAATCTGGTGACCGCAGCAAGGTAGGGGGTAACACAGGCGCTCTGATCTCCAGCACCAAGCAGTCAAACCGTAACGACTACATCCACTCTGGCCTGTACACTTCATTTACCCTCAACTCGCTGCAAAATGGACGCCAGCTCTTCAAATCCATTAAAATAGAGAACCCGGCTGAGAAGATGGCTGAAAAGAGGGGTCTCTCCTCTGCCACTCAGAGCCAGGAGCCTCAACCGCCACAGACAGCTGCGTTGCCGTCCGTCATTAAGTTCGGAAACACCCCTCTAAAGCCGGCGCCGCCTGCTCAGGTCGCCATAGAGTCAACCATCATTTCCACTCAGCTGGAGCCTCTGCAAGCTCCACCCCCAAGAGCGGAAGACATCAGCACACACTCCAGCCTGCCGTCCCAGCACATGTACTCGTTCGAACACATCCGCCCGTCAGAATCGCACTTCAGCCTGCCGGACCTGACCTCGGCCACGCCGTCCCCGAGCTTAGTTCCCGACTCCTCCCAGGAGCTGGTGATCGACAGCGACATGGAGTCCGGATCTTCTCAGCCTGCAGACGCTCTGCCACTGGAACCCACAGATGCTCAGGCAGAGAGGGTCAGTATACATACCAGCAGTCACATCTCACACAGTGATAGCAGATTCCTAGATTTGTGCTCCTCACGCCAGAGTGATGTAACATGCTTCTGTACACCAATCAGAAAAAAGCTAACATCTTGAATCTGATGACAGTTATAGGGTTGTTTTCTTACACTTTCAGTTCATCAGAACAAAACACATATACAGTCCTGAGAACtcttattaataatgataatttgagctgcaacgattagtcgatTGACAGAAAGAAGAATCAACAACCATTCAGATTGagtgatcaataatcattttagtcatttaagaAGAATGCCAGATATTTGCTGGGTGAAGCTTTTCAGTGTCATACATGATATTAAGCTAACACTGATCACACCAAACAAGACATTTCAAGATGCCAGCTTTTACTCAAGGAAATGGTTTTTAACCCAAGGTATTTCTTTTACTATTTCATGGCATTttattgggaaaaaaaagattaatcagttgatgaattgataatgaagACAATCATCACAAGCAGTAATGTTAAGAAGTAAAGACGTctatttaattatgtttttcaaAAGGTGCAATAGCTTATGTTTTGGCCACCTGAGGGTGGCAAAACACATTCAGtaaacacagagcaacattatcattcatttggagttgtgtaaCTCCAACATTCACTCTTCTTTTAGTTCAGTGGTCTCCACTAACTTCTGAGGAAAATATCTGGTTCTTTAGTCAATAAAAGCTCCACTATGGTCACCACTTAAATAGTTAATGTGTCAGTCCGCTGTTTGCTGCTGAGTAGGTAATGTACGGTGGGCTTTTAGAGCTTTTTTCCTGTAAATGACTGTTGCAACAACatcaaaacagtaaattctTGGGCCAGAAAACAAAATCTTTGAGCTGTAAGATTAAATGCTCCGTAGAGCCGATGGAAACAGAGTAGGCGATACTGTCTTGTTATAAAAATCCATTGtaacatcaagaatcactcagATGTGCAGTGTCACTCATTCAGCAGTCATGCACGGCCACAACAGCTACCAGCATAGCATGGAATTATTGGAGGTAAATGTATCACTCTTTTAACTTTTTACACTActtaaagcacacacacacacactgattatgAAACACGTGTAGAAATCGTTGTCCGTCTCTCGTCCTCCAGTTGGAAAGTGGTAGCGGTTTGTCCGGAGACGAGACCATCATGGTGGACGCCGATACCAGTTCGTCGTcggtgagcagcagcagcaccacagtCTGCACTCAGAGCTCAGGAAAGGCACGCAAGCCACCCAAAATCCTGCAGATCAGCCCGCCAACGCTGCTGGTCACTACCTCTGACTTCTCCCCCATGAGTCTGTGCAGCCCCTCTCTACCCACCGCCTCTCTCACACCAGCAATGCTACAGGTGAGAACGTTGCAAACAGTGAAATATCAGCTGGGTGTGTATAAATGAACTTAGGAAACGTCACTGTGCTTTCAACAAGAACGAACTTGTGTCATGTAAGGTAAGTTTATTTTTATCGCACTTGTCAAACTCAAAGGTATTCAAAGTCCTCTGCAGCAGATTGAAAGTGATGATAGGATAAGATAACATTGTGTTTCAACTG contains:
- the elk4 gene encoding ETS domain-containing protein Elk-4, whose product is MDNSVTLWQFLLQLLLDSSNEQLICWTNEEGEFKLLQAEEVARLWGARKNKPNMNYDKLSRALRYYYDKNIIKKVNGQKFVYRFVSYPDILKGDVGTRTEGGDVGAGGVPTLMRRGDSTLQEGESGDRSKVGGNTGALISSTKQSNRNDYIHSGLYTSFTLNSLQNGRQLFKSIKIENPAEKMAEKRGLSSATQSQEPQPPQTAALPSVIKFGNTPLKPAPPAQVAIESTIISTQLEPLQAPPPRAEDISTHSSLPSQHMYSFEHIRPSESHFSLPDLTSATPSPSLVPDSSQELVIDSDMESGSSQPADALPLEPTDAQAERLESGSGLSGDETIMVDADTSSSSVSSSSTTVCTQSSGKARKPPKILQISPPTLLVTTSDFSPMSLCSPSLPTASLTPAMLQTPTLLLTPSPLLSNIHFWSTLSPVAPLSPATRRQGAHLFQFPSVLTPQFQIPMHSMDGTNTPGPISPDPQKT